A genomic segment from Segniliparus rotundus DSM 44985 encodes:
- a CDS encoding MFS transporter: protein MIPDGQGTARRAGSWGELLGKKHAPAAFVLAAGVALYATNAYLTASLLPTAVAEIGGERYYAWTMTAFLISSVLSVTSVGALVGAWGPRNAYLAALALFGAGTLVCAVSQSMAEMLLGRSVQGIGGGLLSGLGYATMRSALPERLWAYASGLVSAMWGLGTFLGPAAGGLFAQAHAWRGAFLVLLAVTSLTAAVTPFAFRRSPRAQRPRGLPSLFSLSLLVGAELAASVASAAPSRLGLWLALVAAATLVTGFFWADSRAKHGVLPPVAYARGSTLPWAYLVIGALTAGTSVEIFIPLFGQRLGGLSPVAAGFFGALFALGWTLGEFPSVPVVGPRRVRAILVAGPLVTAAALVLAGSLRLSCDRALFGASVLVAGMGVGIAWPHLAVLVMRSAEDPDEGARGSGHLRRAVGRGDLRRRARGIAREPGRNGERNRCALALLRDRPDRADRVLRRPARPSPADLNSEF from the coding sequence ATGATTCCGGACGGGCAAGGCACTGCGCGCCGGGCTGGCTCTTGGGGCGAGCTGCTCGGCAAAAAACACGCCCCGGCGGCTTTCGTCCTCGCCGCGGGCGTCGCGCTGTACGCCACGAACGCCTACCTGACCGCGAGCCTGTTGCCGACGGCCGTCGCAGAGATCGGCGGCGAGCGTTACTACGCGTGGACCATGACCGCGTTCCTCATCAGCTCGGTGCTCTCCGTGACATCGGTCGGCGCGCTCGTCGGCGCTTGGGGACCGAGGAATGCGTACCTCGCCGCGCTCGCGCTCTTCGGCGCCGGCACGCTCGTCTGCGCGGTCAGCCAGAGCATGGCGGAGATGCTGCTCGGACGGTCGGTGCAAGGGATCGGCGGCGGCCTGCTGTCCGGGCTCGGCTACGCCACGATGCGCTCGGCCTTGCCCGAGCGCTTATGGGCGTACGCCTCGGGCCTGGTGTCCGCGATGTGGGGGCTCGGCACCTTTCTCGGCCCCGCCGCAGGCGGGCTCTTCGCGCAGGCCCACGCCTGGCGCGGCGCATTCCTGGTCCTCTTGGCGGTGACCTCGCTGACCGCTGCCGTCACACCGTTCGCGTTCCGAAGGAGCCCGCGCGCCCAACGGCCCCGAGGATTGCCGTCGTTGTTCTCGTTGTCCCTGCTCGTCGGGGCCGAACTTGCCGCCAGCGTCGCGAGCGCAGCCCCGAGCAGGCTCGGGCTCTGGCTGGCGCTCGTCGCCGCGGCAACGCTCGTGACCGGCTTTTTCTGGGCCGACTCCCGGGCGAAGCACGGCGTCTTGCCGCCCGTCGCCTATGCCCGCGGTTCCACACTGCCCTGGGCCTACCTCGTCATCGGCGCGCTCACCGCCGGGACGTCGGTGGAGATCTTCATCCCCCTTTTCGGACAGCGTCTCGGCGGGCTTTCTCCGGTCGCCGCAGGATTCTTCGGAGCGCTGTTCGCGCTGGGCTGGACACTCGGCGAATTTCCCAGTGTGCCGGTGGTCGGCCCGCGCCGCGTTCGGGCCATCCTCGTCGCAGGTCCGCTCGTGACAGCGGCGGCGCTGGTCCTCGCCGGCTCTTTGCGCCTTTCCTGCGACCGCGCCTTGTTCGGCGCTTCGGTGCTGGTCGCCGGGATGGGCGTCGGGATCGCTTGGCCGCACCTGGCCGTGTTGGTGATGCGCTCGGCAGAAGACCCCGACGAAGGGGCGCGCGGCAGCGGGCATCTCCGTCGCGCAGTTGGTCGCGGGGACCTTCGGCGCCGCGCTCGCGGGATTGCTCGTGAACCTGGCCGGAACGGAGAACGAAACCGCTGTGCGCTCGCTCTTCTACGGGATCGCCCCGATCGGGCTGATCGGGTTCTTCGGCGTCCTGCGCGCCCTTCGCCGGCAGACCTGAACAGCGAATTCTGA